From the genome of Malus domestica chromosome 04, GDT2T_hap1, one region includes:
- the LOC103436534 gene encoding tubulin-folding cofactor B — protein sequence MASQLQKIEGDESVLLRVTHSNLKTFSADIRFSLQSSVESVKDKLWRKCGTSVDSMSLHLYDDANTLVSTLTDNSKPLGFYSPHDGFRLHVVDLDPSSVTSGGWLEDTSLVEKYTISQEAYEKRDGTFRKFKDKLVSQNPSAVENKIPENYMEDLCVNIKVGDRCEVEPGAKRGVVKFVGRAEPLGPGFWIGVQYDEPLGKHDGMVKGTRYFSCPPLHGGMVRPEKVKVGDYPERDLFEEDEI from the exons ATGGCGTCTCAGTTGCAGAAGATCGAAGGAGACGAATCCGTACTGCTCCGCGTTACACATTCCAATCTGAAGACCTTCTCCGCCGACATCCGCTTCTCCCTCCAGAGCTCCGTCGAGTCCGTCAAGGACAAGCTCTGGCGCAAATGCGGCACCTCCGTCGATTCCATGTCCCTCCACCTCTACGACGACGCCAACACCCTAGTCTCCACTCTCACCGACAACTCCAAACCCCTCGGCTTCTATTCCCCTCACGACGG ATTCCGGCTACATGTTGTAGACTTGGATCCTTCGTCGGTGACCTCCGGGGGGTGGCTGGAGGACACATCGTTGGTGGAGAAGTACACCATTTCACAAGAAGCTTATGAGAAGAGGGATG GTACTTTCAGAAAATTTAAGGACAAATTGGTATCGCAGAACCCATCAGCAGTTGAGAACAAA ATACCAGAGAACTACATGGAAGATCTCTGTGTGAATATTAAG GTAGGAGATAGATGTGAAGTTGAACCAGGGGCTAAAAGAGGTGTTGTTAAATTTGTCGGTCGGGCGGAACCTCTAGGTCCTGGTTTCTGGATTGGAGTTCAATACGATGAACCCTTGGGAAAGCATGATGGCAT GGTGAAGGGAACGCGTTATTTCAGTTGCCCCCCACTTCATGGTGGAATGGTTCGGCCAGAAAAAGTAAAG GTTGGCGACTACCCTGAACGCGATCTATTTGAGGAGGATGAAATTTAA
- the LOC103436535 gene encoding actin-related protein 2/3 complex subunit 4 yields the protein MSNSLRLYLACIRNTLDAAMCLQNFPCQEVERHNKPEVELKTSSELLLNPVLICRNEAEKCLIETSINSLRISLKVKQADELENILTKKFLRFLSMRAEAFQVLRRKPVQGYDISFLVTNYHCEEMQKHKLIDFIVQFMEDIDKEISELKMSVNTRGRLVATEFLKQFM from the exons ATG tCGAACTCATTGCGATTGTACTTGGCGTGTATAAGGAACACTCTCGATGCCGCAATGTGTCTACAG AATTTTCCTTGTCAAGAAGTTGAAAGGCATAACAAGCCGGAAGTTGAGCTGAA GACCAGCTCAGAACTTCTGCTAAATCCT GTTTTGATATGTCGAAATGAGGCTGAAAAATGCTTAATAGAGACATCTATAAATTCCCTTCGGATAAGCCTCAAG GTAAAGCAGGCAGATGAGCTTGAAAATATACTCACTAAAAAATTTCTTAGATTTTTGTCGATGAGAGCAGAAGCATTTCAGGTGTTGAGGAGAAAGCCAGTGCAG GGTTATGATATTAGTTTTCTTGTAACAAATTATCATTGCGAGGAGATGCAGAAGCACAAGCTCATCGATTTCATTGTACAGTTCATGGAG GATATTGATAAGGAGATAAGTGAATTAAAGATGTCAGTGAACACCCGGGGGAGGCTGGTTGCCACAGAGTTTCTGAAACAATTTATGTAA
- the LOC103436533 gene encoding O-fucosyltransferase 1, whose protein sequence is MRRPGRQHSKQAAGGGGGVMKGTLGRLLIGVVVLLICTVSFLVMTTTSGGGGGGGSGFGSEINLDKLWRSADSGGWRPSSAPRSDWPPPPSETNGYLRVRCNGGLNQQRTAICNAVLAARIMNATLVLPELDANSFWHDDSGFGGIYDVEHFIQSLRYDVKIVQKIPEIRKNGKTKKIKAVQLRPPRDAPISWYTTDALAKMKEHGAIYLTPFSHRLAEEIDNPEYQRLRCRVNYHALRFKTNIMKISQSIVDKLRSRGHFMSIHLRFEMDMLAFAGCFDIFNPKEQEILKKYRKENFAPKKLVYEERRAIGKCPLTPEEVGLILRAMRFNNSTRIYLAAGELFGGERFMKPFRALFTHLETHSSVDPTDELSENTQGLLGSAVDYMVCLLSDIFMPTYDGPSNFANNLLGHRLYYGFRTTLRPDRKALAPVFIDREKGRTAGFEEAVRKAMLKTNLGGPHKRIPPESFYTNSWPECFCQTSPKNPEDKCPPDNVLEILEGQLSEAADGRESNSTISVAER, encoded by the exons ATGCGAAG ACCGGGGCGGCAGCACTCGAAGCAAGCTgccggaggaggaggaggggtgATGAAGGGCACGCTTGGGAGGTTATTGATCGGCGTCGTGGTTCTCCTGATCTGCACCGTTTCGTTTCTGGTTATGACCACGACCAGCGGCGGCGGCGGTGGTGGTGGATCTGGATTTGGCTCCGAG ATTAACTTGGATAAACTTTGGAGAAGTGCTGATTCTGGTGGTTGGAGACCATCATCAGCTCCACGATCTGATTGGCCCC CTCCACCAAGTGAGACTAATGGCTACCTACGCGTGCGCTGTAATGGCGGTCTCAATCAACAACGTACAGCG ATATGCAATGCTGTTCTCGCAGCAAGAATCATGAATGCTACACTTGTGCTGCCAGAACTGGATGCAAACTCTTTTTGGCATGATGACAG TGGTTTCGGCGGTATCTATGATGTTGAGCATTTTATCCAGTCATTGAGGTATGATGTAAAAATAGTACAAAAAATACCAGAAATTCGCAAAAATGGGAAGACCAAGAAGATAAAAGCTGTACAG CTTCGTCCCCCTCGAGATGCTCCTATCAGTTGGTATACTACAGATGCACTTGCGAAAATGAAGGAGCATGGTGCTATTTATCTTACTCCCTTTTCACATCGCTTGGCAGAAGAAATTGACAACCCTGAGTATCAACGGTTAAGGTGCAGGGTTAACTATCATGCTCTGAGGTTCAAGACAAATATAATGAAGATAAGTCAATCAATAGTAGATAAGCTTCGCTCACGAGGTCACTTCATGTCCATACATCTTCGTTTTGAGATGGATATGCTGGCATTTGCTGG ctgctttgatattttcaaccCCAAAGAGCAAGAGATATTGAAGAAGTATCGAAAAGAAAATTTTGCGCCAAAGAAGCTCGTCTACGAGGAAAGAAGAGCCATTGGAAAGTGCCCATTAACTCCTGAAGAG GTTGGCCTTATTTTGCGTGCAATGAGGTTTAACAATTCCACCAGGATATACCTAGCTGCTGGTGAACTATTTGGCGGGGAGAGATTCATGAAACCGTTTCGGGCTTTGTTCACTCACCTTGAGACCCACAGTTCTGTGGATCCCACAGACGAGCTATCAGAAAACACCCAGGGATTGTTAGGGTCTGCAGTGGACTACATGGTTTGTCTCCTCTCTGATATTTTTATGCCTACATATGACGGCCCTAGCAACTTTGCCAACAATCTCCTTGGACACCGCCTCTATTATGGCTTCCGGACCACACTTAGACCCGACAGGAAAGCTCTTGCTCCAGTCTTCATTGATCGAGAGAAGGGACGGACAGCTGGTTTTGAAGAAGCCGTAAGGAAAGCCATGCTCAAGACTAACCTTGGCGGGCCCCACAAGCGGATCCCCCCTGAGTCTTTCTATACAAATTCTTGGCCGGAATGTTTCTGCCAAACATCTCCCAAGAATCCAGAAGATAAATGTCCACCGGATAATGTTTTGGAAATTCTGGAGGGCCAGTTGAGTGAAGCAGCGGATGGCCGGGAATCAAATTCAACAATATCTGTAGCCGAAAGATGA